A stretch of DNA from Endozoicomonas sp. 8E:
GATACCAGTTTTTTGATCAAGGCTCTGATGGCTGTTGATGAGCACTCGCCGCCAGTGGCTGTGCTGACATGGCTGGAGAAAAAGTATTTCAGCTCAAACACGCCTCTTGGAGTGTGCATGTATTTCTGGGTAGTGACCCTGGAAATAGTGGACTCGTGCATATCCACTGCCTGAGCAATGTCTGCCAGCACCAGGGGCTTCATTGCCTGCTCACCCTGCTCCAGAAAATCTTTCTGAAATTCAACAATCTTGTCGGCTACTTTCAGTAGGGTTTCGTTACGACTTTGCAGGTTTTTCAGAAACCAGCGGGCTTCCTGTAGCTGGTTCTTCATAAAGACGTTGTCACGACTGTTATTGGCACGCTGCACCATTGAGGCGTAATTGTTGTTGATGCGAAGTCTGGGCAGGGACTCTGAGTTCAGTTCAACCGCCCAGCGGTCCCTGACTTTGGTGACCGAAATATCGGGGGTGACGTATTCCGTGTCTGCCTGACCGATTTCAGATCCGGGCCTCGGGTTGAGGCTTTGAACCAGGTTAAGGGCTTCCCTGAGTTGATGTTCTTTGAGACGGGTACGCCGCATGATTTGAGCGTAGTCACGACTTCCCAGTGCCTGAAGATGATTCTGGATCAGCAGGCGTGCTTCTTTCAGGAAATGGGTTTCTTGTGGCAGTTGATTGAGTTGAACTTCGAGACATTCTTTCAGGTTGGCGCTGGCGCAACCCACCGGATCAAAGTGAAGAATCCGTCGCTGCATGACCTGAAGTTCTTCAAACGCCAGTTCCTCTAGCTGTTCCTGTAGCGAAAGATAAATTTCTTCCAGGGAGTGAGTCAGGTATCCATCATTATTGGTGGCTTCGATAACAGCCAGACCCATCAGCCTGTCTCTGTCAGTCATGGGAGTCAGGTTTAACTGCCATTCCAGGTAGTCCTGGAGGGAATCAGTAGCCCGGGAGCGGGCAATAGGATCATGTTCTTCATCGGTTGCAGCGGGCAGGCTGGAATAGACATCATCCCATCCGGAGTCAACGGGCAGGTCATTGGGTATGCTGTCGGCCCACTGGGGTTCTTCCGGTTCCGGGGGCTGTTCTGCTTTTTCATTAAAGTCAACAGGTCGCTCCCCTTCATCACGGGGTGCAGGTGGTTCTTCAACAGACTCTTCAGACTCCAGCATCGGGTTGGATTCAAGAACTTCCTGGATTTCCTGCTGAAGATCCAGAGTGGAAAGTTGTAGAAGCCTTATGGCCTGCTGCAGCTGAGGTGTCATGGTCAGCTGCTGGCCCATTTTTAGCTGTAAGGATGGCTTCATAGGCAACTGTATACCTTTACTTCGGTGTCTGCACTGAGGGTGCCAGATTTGATGCCATCAGCGCCTGACAGTTATATCTCAGTGTCTGTTGATTTTTTTGATTGGGCTACTCTCCGTGTCACTGGGATTATAATCACATCTGAAGCTTCGGGAAAGTGATTCATCAAGTCAGCCATGCAACATTCAGAACAAGAGTACGAAGATAAATCAGCTCAACACCTTTGCTCGCTTCTTTCGCGAGATCCACCCAAGAGCTGATCAGAGACTGAACTGATGCCCGAGATAGACGTCACGAACCTTTTGATTAGCCAGGACAGTCTGACTGTCACCCTCGGCAATAATAGTGCCTTCACTGACAATGTAGGCCTTCTCGCAGATATCCAGTGTTTCCCGGACATTATGGTCGGTAATCAGGACTCCGATGCCTCGGGCTCTCAGGTGCGTGATAATAGCCTTGATGTCACCAACAGAAATGGGGTCAACACCGGCAAAGGGTTCATCGAGCAGGATAAATTTTGGGTCAGTGCAAAGAGCTCGGGCAATTTCTACCCTGCGCTTTTCACCACCGGAAAGGCTCATACCCGGATTGTCCCTGATATGATTGATATTGAACTCCTCAAGTAATGACTCCATCTTTGCAATGCGGTCTTTCCTGGAAAGGTCGGAACGGGTTTCCAATATCGAAAGCAGGTTATCGGTGACCGTCAATTTCCTGAAAATAGAAACTTCCTGTGGCAAATAACCTACGCCGGCTCTGGCTCGGCCATGCATAGGTTCATGGGTTAAATTCTGGCCACTGAGATCAACCTGTCCACCGTCTGCTTTTACGAGACCTACAATCATGTAGAAGCAGGTAGTTTTACCGGCCCCGTTGGGGCCAAGAAGTCCAACAATCTGACCACTGTCGACAGCCAGGGATACATCTTTGACGACCTGTCTGCCTTTGTAGCTTTTACTGAGATGTTCTGCCTTAAGCGTTGCCATCCGGTGTCTGTCTTCCTGTTTAAAAGTTAGCTGTCGTTTTTCTGACAGCCCTTTCAAGCCTGTTCAGTCGTTGAGCATTGAGTGTAATGGGGTTTGAGTACTACTGCTTGCTCTCAGGTTTGGGTTGGTAAATCATTTTGACCCGACCATCCGGATTGCTTTTGTTCTCGCTGCCCTTGGCATTCACGGTCTGTTTGGTCAGGTCATAATCAATACGTTCACCCGTGAAGGTATCACCCTTCTGAGTCAACTGTGCCTGCTTGATCAGTTGGATCTTATCGCCAGCCACCTGATAATCGATAGTATGACCCCAGGCTTGCAGAGTGCCCTGATCATCAGGTTGCTGTTCTTCGTAGTAAGCCCTTTCCTGGTTGCCTTCTGCCACAATTTTCTTAACTTCTTGCTGAGCGGAATATATGGTCACCTTGTCTCCGGTAATCCGGGTGGTGCCCTGGATCATCACAACATTGCCCTTATAGATGGATACACCTTTCTTGTTATCGATATCGGCGGTGTTGGATTCGATTTCAATAGGCTTCTGCCGGTCGGATGGCAATGCTTGTGCCATGACAGGGAGCAGAACCGTGGCCCCCAGGATCAGGTAATATTCGACCCCTCTGCGACGGCTCTTTCTGTCTGGCCGCTCATTTGGATGAAGGCGCTTGGCCTGTTCATGGCTTTGGCTCATGAAATCCTCTTACCCTAGACTTGAGTTTAACCAGACTCTCCTCGAAGAAAGCCTCCATACCAATGGCGCGCGTACGTCCAGTGTCGTTGGTGATCAGTACCGGTCGATCGGTAACCGCCAGACCCTTTTCAGAGTATATGGTCATGAAATCAGTGTCTATTCGCACATGACTACCATTGCCGAGATTCGTCTGGGTCATCACCACATCATCCCAGAGCTCTATATCCTCGTTGCCGGGCAACAGTTTGCCATAGAGGGCGTCGGCCACCATGGGTTTTCCGGGGGTGCTGAAATTCTCCAGATGAGGGGTTTGCAGCAACGTTGTATCATTGTGCGGGTAATGGGTGATACTGTCTGAAACCAGCGTGTAATCCAGTTTACCCTCTTTGTTGAACTGGATGATCCTAGTGTCAATAAAATAGTAGTCAGCGTTTTCGCGAACCAGAGGCTGTTTTTTCTGAACCCCAACATGGAGTTTGCTGTCATAAGCCCAATAGCCGACTCCGACCAGTATCAGCATAAGAAAAGCAATGATTATCAGGTTCCGATTGGGCATCAGATCATTGGCTCCGGGTCACAATCTGGTCAGAATCTGCACAGGCAGATAGCAACAAAAGAAGGTCATCCAGGAAAATGCTGCCCAGTTTGTGCAGTCGGCGGCATTTTCGCAGCAAATGAATTCAGTCTACCATGATTTTTTTTGATCATCAGGGGCTGCAGACGAATGTTTTCAAACGCTAGACACTGGCTGTCGGCCTTAGGCAACCAGAGTTAAACGATTGTGCTTTCTTGTTGTCAAAAAAATGCCTGAGCGTGTAAAGCTATCGCTGTAATGATAGAAAACTATTACAGCGACATTATAGGTATTTTTAACTCTATTTCAGGTAACTGCTCAGCATGTCATCCAGCTTGCCTTTGGCTTTAAGAATGAAGTCACAGAATTCTCTGGCTGCACCTTCACCGCCACGATTAGTAGTGATAGCAGGTGAGTGTTCACGAACGTAGTAATGCCCGTTAGGAACGGTACAGCCAAAACCAACCTGTCGAATGGCTGGGAGATCTGGCAGATCGTCACCGATGTAGGCAACTTCATCCAGACTAAGACCCTGACCCTCTTCCTGAAGCAGTTCTTTCAGAGCAACGAACTTGTCTTCACGGCCCTGATAGAAAATATCTACGCCCAGGTCGGAAGCTCGTTTTTCAACAAATACGGATCGACGGCCGGTGATGATGGCTGTTTTTACACCTGACTGCTTGAGCATTTTCAGGCCATGACCGTCCAGAGTATTGAATATTTTCAGTGATTCGCCATGCTCACCAAACAACAGTTTGCCGTCAGTGAGAACACCGTCTACATCAAAAACAGCCAAACGAATCCTGGCAGCGACAGATTGTAGTGAAGAACTGATCATACTACGCCCGCCTTCAGTAGATCGTGCATATTAATGGCGCCGATCAGTTCATTGTCATCATCCACACAGATTAGTGCATTGATTTTCCGGTCATCCATAATCTTCAGGGCTTCAGCCGCAAGAATCTCGGGGTGGATGGTTTTGCAGTGGCCGGTCATCACTTCATCAATGAGTGTGGATTTGGGGTCGACGCCCTTGTCCAGGGCCCGACGCAGGTCACCATCGGTGAAAATGCCAATGACATGGCGTTTGTTATCGACAATGGCGGTCATGCCCAAACCTTTGCGAGTGACTTCCAGCAGGGCGTCGCTCATTGGTGTGCCCAAAGGAACTTCTGGTACCCGTCTGCCAATGTGCATGATGTCTTTTACTTTCAGAAGCAGCCGTTTACCCAGGGAGCCACCAGGGTGAGAGAAAGCAAAGTCTTCTGCAGTAAAACCGCGGGCTTCCAGCAGGGCAATGGCCAACGCATCGCCCATTACCAGAGCTGTGGTCGTGCTGGAGGTAGGCGCGAGATCCAGAGGACAGGCTTCTTTTTCCACCCCGGTGTTGAGATGGGCTTCAGCATCTTTTGCCAGTGTTGAATTTGGATTGCCGGTCATGCT
This window harbors:
- a CDS encoding RNA polymerase factor sigma-54, giving the protein MKPSLQLKMGQQLTMTPQLQQAIRLLQLSTLDLQQEIQEVLESNPMLESEESVEEPPAPRDEGERPVDFNEKAEQPPEPEEPQWADSIPNDLPVDSGWDDVYSSLPAATDEEHDPIARSRATDSLQDYLEWQLNLTPMTDRDRLMGLAVIEATNNDGYLTHSLEEIYLSLQEQLEELAFEELQVMQRRILHFDPVGCASANLKECLEVQLNQLPQETHFLKEARLLIQNHLQALGSRDYAQIMRRTRLKEHQLREALNLVQSLNPRPGSEIGQADTEYVTPDISVTKVRDRWAVELNSESLPRLRINNNYASMVQRANNSRDNVFMKNQLQEARWFLKNLQSRNETLLKVADKIVEFQKDFLEQGEQAMKPLVLADIAQAVDMHESTISRVTTQKYMHTPRGVFELKYFFSSHVSTATGGECSSTAIRALIKKLVSDENPKKPLSDNKIAGLLGDQGIKVARRTIAKYRESMNIPPSNERKQLI
- the lptB gene encoding LPS export ABC transporter ATP-binding protein, encoding MATLKAEHLSKSYKGRQVVKDVSLAVDSGQIVGLLGPNGAGKTTCFYMIVGLVKADGGQVDLSGQNLTHEPMHGRARAGVGYLPQEVSIFRKLTVTDNLLSILETRSDLSRKDRIAKMESLLEEFNINHIRDNPGMSLSGGEKRRVEIARALCTDPKFILLDEPFAGVDPISVGDIKAIITHLRARGIGVLITDHNVRETLDICEKAYIVSEGTIIAEGDSQTVLANQKVRDVYLGHQFSL
- the lptA gene encoding lipopolysaccharide transport periplasmic protein LptA, giving the protein MSQSHEQAKRLHPNERPDRKSRRRGVEYYLILGATVLLPVMAQALPSDRQKPIEIESNTADIDNKKGVSIYKGNVVMIQGTTRITGDKVTIYSAQQEVKKIVAEGNQERAYYEEQQPDDQGTLQAWGHTIDYQVAGDKIQLIKQAQLTQKGDTFTGERIDYDLTKQTVNAKGSENKSNPDGRVKMIYQPKPESKQ
- the lptC gene encoding LPS export ABC transporter periplasmic protein LptC — its product is MPNRNLIIIAFLMLILVGVGYWAYDSKLHVGVQKKQPLVRENADYYFIDTRIIQFNKEGKLDYTLVSDSITHYPHNDTTLLQTPHLENFSTPGKPMVADALYGKLLPGNEDIELWDDVVMTQTNLGNGSHVRIDTDFMTIYSEKGLAVTDRPVLITNDTGRTRAIGMEAFFEESLVKLKSRVRGFHEPKP
- a CDS encoding KdsC family phosphatase — its product is MSSSLQSVAARIRLAVFDVDGVLTDGKLLFGEHGESLKIFNTLDGHGLKMLKQSGVKTAIITGRRSVFVEKRASDLGVDIFYQGREDKFVALKELLQEEGQGLSLDEVAYIGDDLPDLPAIRQVGFGCTVPNGHYYVREHSPAITTNRGGEGAAREFCDFILKAKGKLDDMLSSYLK
- a CDS encoding KpsF/GutQ family sugar-phosphate isomerase, with the translated sequence MTTDEPFISIGRRTVTMELEAVQSLIDRIDSSFASACRVMLECRGRIIVVGMGKSGHIARKLAATLASTGTPAYFVHPGEASHGDMGMVTHEDVVLALSNSGETSEVITLLPLLKRLGTPLISMTGNPNSTLAKDAEAHLNTGVEKEACPLDLAPTSSTTTALVMGDALAIALLEARGFTAEDFAFSHPGGSLGKRLLLKVKDIMHIGRRVPEVPLGTPMSDALLEVTRKGLGMTAIVDNKRHVIGIFTDGDLRRALDKGVDPKSTLIDEVMTGHCKTIHPEILAAEALKIMDDRKINALICVDDDNELIGAINMHDLLKAGVV